The proteins below are encoded in one region of Acidobacteriota bacterium:
- a CDS encoding DNA/RNA non-specific endonuclease, which translates to MSSMRASFHPRTGLPVRRLAVGLFCVLLALAVVHAAIGIPTGTPYSQTFDTIGTTATAALPADFRADRTTTTTSSDMRKVGTFAAAGTATTQVGGASLGSSVTNGIYNFGSGTTPTGPDRAIGFLASSGGTASGNLYAQLTNNTGGPLSGLQISYDVEKYRNGSNAQGFRIQLFYSTDGTSWTNAGSDFLTAFAADANNNGFATAPGATVSVTNKTLSVAIPSNAAFYLAWNYSVSSGSTVTNAQALAIDNVSIVGVPGGDAAPSVSSTTPAASATNVSVNSTIAINFSESVTAWASAFSLECPGGSPQAFTQTASPATTFTLTPTSPLPAGATCAVKVTAAQVTDTDTVDPPDNMVSDYSFTFTTASPADAAPFVTSTTPANGAVNVAVASPIVINFSESVTASPAAFLLVCGGVPQALGQSVGPSASYTLTPTVALPYNASCTVSVAANQISDTDTNDPPDNPTSNVTFSFTTPPPGAGKVMINEVDADTPGSDTAEFVELYDGGVGNTPLDGLVVVFFDGTSTGSGNQSYAVFDLDGYTTDANGYFTMGNPGVPGVSLFFDPGAFGLLQNGPDAVALYIGHASEFPNGTAVTTTNLQDAIVYGTDDPSASGLLPLLNAGQKIVNENATGNSQTQSSQRCPAGMGGFRNTSQYYPGTPTPGTANSCPAQRPASDVVISQIYGGGGNTGATYANDYVELYNRGNAPADLTGWSLQYASSTGSGWDFNKQPLGGTIAPGKYYLIALASGGANGATLPDANISGQINMAAGSGKIALVSSFTTLTGNCPIFDPTIADLVGYGSADCGEGSTTTSAGSNTTALFRKNNGSLDTDNNANDFDAPAAPNPRRTAPIVELGPNVLSTDPRSNGVNAPRDATIQVTFTEPVDVDSGWFTLTCATSGSHYSATFAAGFGGKDHYITPNDNFTAGEQCTVTILKDRVHDQDFDDSAPNTDTLPADYSWVFTVATGTEPPYPASVHLTMGNPTAAGSDPSNYLMEKPEFALSYNKDLGRPNWVSWHLSDEWIGTLTRVDTFRPDPQVPPDWYRVQSFDFSGSGFDRGHMAPNADRDKETSIPINQATFLMSNMVAQAPGANQGPWTKFESYLRTLVEQQDELYIVSGPAGVGGTGSLDGVTTTLAGRHVTVPSATWKVALVLPKASGDDLSRVSCSTQTIAVIMPNQHSIGSDPWQNYLTTVDAVEALTGYNFFSNLPEPYQRCIKAGTNGNNPPLVKGNQTISFPQPPDGTYGGAPFTVYATGGASGNPVTFTASGACASTGSYGATITTLGVGSCTVTASQAGSDIYNAAADVVRTFTINKAAAAIAVTGYSGTYDGAPHGATGSAAGVSGEDLGGLLHLGPTFTNAPGGTAHWTFDGNANYSVASGDVAIEIARATPAFTALSSPTIEAGSASTVIGGTLAFGALVPTGTVAVTLNGVTLNAPVAASGQFSATFVAGSLSVASSPYVVSFAYAGDTNFNGAAGSSSLIVVDTTAPTIDAHANLTAAATSGSGAVVTYAAPLSHDAVDGNVPATCAPASGSTFPLGTTTVTCNATDAHGNAAAAVTFTVTVSDTTAPVLTLAGGNPMTVEAGGTFVDPGATATDTAAGNLTAAIVVSGAVDTAHVGTYQITYTVSDGYNTASVTRTVIVVDTTSPVLSAVSPTESILWPPNHQFITVGLGYTFADNSGAAACSVGVLSNEPVNGTGDGDTAPDWQVIDGTTIQLRAERAGGGSGRVYTISVTCRDASGNTATKSTTVSVPHDKGK; encoded by the coding sequence ATGTCATCCATGCGCGCGTCGTTCCATCCTCGGACCGGTCTGCCTGTCCGCCGGCTGGCCGTCGGCCTGTTTTGCGTGCTGCTGGCGCTTGCAGTCGTCCACGCGGCGATTGGAATTCCCACAGGGACGCCATACTCGCAAACGTTCGACACGATCGGCACGACAGCGACCGCAGCGCTCCCGGCCGACTTTCGAGCGGACCGCACCACCACCACTACGTCCAGCGACATGCGCAAGGTCGGCACGTTTGCGGCTGCAGGTACAGCCACGACGCAGGTGGGCGGCGCCAGCCTGGGCTCGTCGGTCACTAACGGCATCTATAACTTCGGATCGGGAACGACGCCCACCGGGCCCGATCGGGCGATCGGGTTTCTCGCCTCTTCGGGTGGGACTGCGAGCGGCAACCTCTACGCGCAACTCACGAACAACACCGGCGGACCGCTGTCCGGCCTCCAGATTTCCTACGACGTCGAGAAATACCGCAACGGCTCGAACGCGCAGGGCTTCCGCATCCAGCTCTTCTATTCGACCGACGGCACGAGTTGGACCAACGCCGGATCGGACTTCCTCACCGCTTTTGCGGCCGACGCGAACAACAACGGCTTCGCAACCGCGCCCGGCGCGACGGTCAGTGTGACCAACAAGACGCTGTCGGTCGCCATTCCCAGCAACGCCGCGTTCTACCTCGCGTGGAATTACTCGGTGTCCAGCGGTTCGACGGTAACCAACGCACAGGCCCTCGCGATCGACAACGTCTCCATTGTCGGCGTTCCCGGCGGCGACGCCGCGCCCAGCGTCAGCAGCACCACGCCCGCCGCGAGCGCGACCAACGTCTCGGTCAACTCGACCATCGCCATCAACTTCAGCGAGAGCGTGACGGCGTGGGCGAGCGCGTTCAGTCTCGAATGTCCGGGTGGTTCTCCACAGGCGTTCACGCAAACGGCATCGCCCGCCACCACGTTCACGCTGACGCCGACCTCGCCGCTGCCGGCCGGCGCGACGTGCGCCGTGAAAGTGACGGCCGCTCAGGTCACCGACACAGACACCGTCGATCCGCCCGACAACATGGTGTCGGACTACAGCTTCACGTTCACGACGGCGAGTCCGGCCGACGCGGCGCCGTTCGTGACCAGCACGACGCCGGCCAACGGGGCCGTGAATGTTGCGGTCGCCTCGCCGATCGTGATCAACTTCAGCGAGAGCGTGACGGCGAGCCCCGCGGCGTTCTTGCTTGTGTGCGGGGGCGTTCCCCAGGCACTCGGGCAGAGCGTCGGGCCGTCGGCTTCGTACACGTTGACGCCCACGGTGGCCCTTCCGTACAACGCGTCCTGCACGGTGTCGGTCGCGGCCAACCAGATCTCCGACACCGACACGAACGATCCGCCCGACAATCCGACCTCGAACGTGACGTTCTCCTTCACGACGCCACCCCCTGGCGCCGGCAAGGTGATGATCAATGAGGTCGACGCGGACACGCCAGGGTCGGACACCGCGGAGTTCGTCGAGCTCTACGACGGCGGCGTCGGCAATACGCCGCTCGATGGCCTCGTCGTCGTCTTTTTCGACGGCACGTCGACCGGCTCTGGCAACCAGTCGTACGCGGTGTTCGATCTCGACGGCTACACCACGGACGCGAATGGCTACTTCACGATGGGGAACCCCGGGGTCCCTGGCGTGAGCCTGTTCTTCGACCCCGGAGCGTTCGGGCTGCTCCAGAACGGCCCTGACGCTGTCGCGCTCTACATCGGACACGCCAGCGAGTTTCCCAACGGCACGGCCGTGACGACGACGAATCTTCAGGACGCGATCGTCTACGGCACGGACGACCCCAGCGCGTCGGGGCTTCTGCCGCTGTTGAATGCCGGCCAGAAGATCGTGAACGAAAATGCGACCGGGAACAGCCAGACGCAGTCGAGCCAGCGTTGCCCGGCCGGCATGGGCGGCTTCCGAAATACGTCGCAGTACTATCCGGGCACGCCAACGCCCGGAACCGCCAACAGCTGCCCGGCGCAGCGGCCGGCGAGCGACGTGGTGATCAGCCAGATCTATGGCGGCGGCGGCAACACCGGCGCCACCTACGCCAACGACTACGTCGAGCTGTACAACCGCGGCAACGCACCCGCAGACCTCACCGGGTGGTCGCTGCAGTACGCCTCGTCGACGGGAAGCGGCTGGGACTTCAACAAGCAGCCGCTGGGCGGCACGATCGCGCCCGGCAAGTACTACCTGATCGCACTGGCGTCCGGAGGCGCGAACGGCGCGACCCTGCCCGACGCGAATATCTCCGGCCAGATCAACATGGCGGCGGGAAGCGGCAAGATTGCTCTCGTCAGCAGCTTCACCACCTTGACCGGCAACTGTCCGATTTTCGACCCGACCATCGCGGACCTCGTCGGCTACGGCAGTGCCGACTGCGGCGAAGGTTCGACCACGACGTCGGCGGGCAGCAATACGACGGCGCTCTTCCGTAAGAACAACGGCAGCCTCGACACCGACAACAACGCGAACGACTTCGACGCGCCGGCGGCGCCGAATCCGCGCCGCACGGCTCCCATCGTCGAGCTTGGTCCGAACGTGCTGAGCACTGACCCACGCTCGAACGGTGTCAACGCGCCGCGCGATGCCACGATCCAGGTGACCTTCACGGAGCCCGTTGACGTGGACTCCGGCTGGTTCACGCTGACGTGCGCGACGAGCGGTTCGCATTACAGCGCCACGTTCGCCGCGGGCTTCGGCGGCAAGGATCACTACATCACGCCGAACGACAACTTCACCGCCGGCGAGCAGTGCACGGTCACGATTCTGAAGGACCGGGTCCACGACCAGGATTTCGACGACAGCGCTCCCAACACCGACACACTGCCGGCTGATTACTCGTGGGTCTTCACGGTGGCGACGGGCACGGAGCCGCCGTATCCGGCCAGCGTCCACCTCACCATGGGCAACCCCACCGCTGCGGGCTCCGATCCATCGAACTACCTGATGGAAAAGCCGGAGTTCGCACTGTCCTACAACAAAGATCTCGGCCGCCCGAACTGGGTGAGCTGGCACCTCTCAGACGAGTGGATCGGTACGCTGACGCGCGTGGACACGTTCCGTCCCGACCCGCAGGTCCCGCCGGACTGGTATCGCGTGCAGTCGTTCGACTTCTCGGGCAGCGGCTTCGATCGCGGCCACATGGCGCCAAACGCCGACCGCGACAAGGAAACGTCGATCCCAATCAACCAGGCGACGTTCCTCATGTCGAACATGGTCGCGCAGGCGCCCGGCGCCAACCAGGGCCCGTGGACGAAGTTCGAAAGCTACCTCCGCACGCTGGTCGAGCAACAGGATGAGCTCTATATCGTGTCGGGCCCGGCCGGTGTAGGCGGCACAGGCAGCCTCGACGGCGTGACGACGACGCTCGCCGGTCGCCACGTCACCGTTCCGTCCGCGACCTGGAAGGTGGCGCTGGTGCTGCCCAAGGCCAGCGGCGACGACCTATCGCGCGTCAGCTGCTCGACGCAAACGATTGCGGTGATCATGCCCAACCAGCACAGCATTGGAAGTGATCCCTGGCAGAACTACCTGACGACCGTCGATGCTGTGGAGGCGTTGACTGGGTACAACTTCTTCTCCAATCTCCCGGAGCCCTATCAGCGGTGCATCAAGGCGGGCACGAACGGCAACAACCCGCCGCTCGTGAAGGGCAATCAGACGATCAGCTTCCCGCAGCCGCCGGACGGCACCTACGGCGGTGCGCCGTTCACGGTGTACGCCACCGGCGGCGCATCGGGGAACCCGGTGACGTTTACGGCGTCGGGTGCCTGCGCTTCCACCGGGTCTTACGGCGCGACCATCACGACCCTCGGGGTGGGCTCGTGCACCGTCACGGCATCACAGGCAGGCAGCGACATTTACAATGCCGCCGCCGACGTCGTGCGGACGTTCACGATCAACAAGGCGGCGGCCGCGATTGCCGTCACTGGCTACAGCGGCACGTATGACGGCGCGCCGCACGGCGCGACCGGGTCCGCCGCCGGAGTGAGCGGCGAAGACCTTGGCGGTCTGCTGCATCTCGGTCCGACGTTCACGAATGCACCGGGCGGCACTGCGCACTGGACGTTCGACGGCAACGCCAACTACTCCGTCGCGAGCGGCGATGTTGCGATCGAGATTGCCAGAGCGACCCCAGCGTTTACGGCGCTCTCGTCGCCGACGATCGAGGCGGGAAGCGCGTCGACTGTGATCGGGGGCACGCTCGCGTTCGGCGCGCTTGTCCCGACCGGGACGGTGGCCGTCACGCTCAATGGCGTCACCCTGAACGCGCCCGTCGCGGCAAGCGGACAGTTCAGCGCAACGTTCGTGGCCGGATCGCTGTCGGTGGCGTCCAGTCCCTACGTCGTGTCGTTCGCATATGCCGGCGACACGAACTTCAATGGTGCGGCGGGGTCGTCGTCGCTTATCGTCGTCGACACGACGGCGCCGACGATCGACGCGCACGCGAATCTCACGGCGGCGGCCACGTCCGGGTCGGGCGCGGTGGTGACCTACGCCGCCCCGTTGTCGCACGACGCCGTTGACGGCAATGTGCCGGCGACCTGCGCGCCGGCCTCAGGCTCGACGTTCCCGCTCGGGACGACGACCGTCACGTGCAACGCGACGGACGCGCACGGCAATGCCGCGGCGGCCGTGACGTTCACCGTCACCGTGTCGGACACGACGGCGCCGGTCCTGACGCTGGCCGGCGGCAACCCCATGACCGTCGAAGCCGGCGGCACCTTCGTTGACCCGGGTGCGACCGCGACCGATACGGCCGCCGGAAATCTGACCGCCGCGATTGTGGTCTCGGGCGCTGTCGACACGGCGCACGTGGGGACGTACCAGATCACGTATACCGTGTCGGACGGCTACAACACGGCGTCGGTCACGCGCACCGTCATCGTCGTGGATACCACGTCGCCTGTCCTGTCGGCGGTCTCACCGACCGAGTCGATACTGTGGCCTCCAAACCACCAGTTCATCACGGTCGGCCTTGGCTACACGTTCGCCGACAACAGCGGCGCGGCGGCATGCTCGGTCGGCGTCCTGAGCAATGAGCCGGTGAATGGAACAGGGGACGGCGACACGGCGCCCGACTGGCAGGTGATCGATGGCACAACCATCCAGTTGCGCGCCGAGCGGGCCGGCGGAGGGTCCGGTCGCGTCTACACCATCAGCGTCACCTGTCGCGACGCGTCGGGCAACACGGCGACGAAGAGCACAACGGTGAGCGTGCCCCACGATAAGGGCAAGTAG
- a CDS encoding chemotaxis protein CheW codes for MAQKVVPWVLIRLDASVLGIESSSVREMLLLPRTTAIPKASPEIRGVITLRNRAIPVVDLRRLLGMPSLGEDAAKLNALLVQHAEDHRRWLAELEASVKENREFKLTLDPHQCAFGRWYDAFKPTSVVLESHLKRFDHPHKEIHALGHTVGGMVKAGRFDEAHALIDQAHRGTLATLMQLFDETPKILAEMNREMVIVLRDDHCVVSVTADAVESVEAIRPDTVAEIQLPNGSRGSGPVTRTARTAKTDKLILILDARHLLSEFSNVPVPAAAPGMAHATAA; via the coding sequence ATGGCACAGAAAGTCGTTCCGTGGGTGTTGATTCGTCTGGATGCGTCGGTGCTGGGCATTGAATCGTCGTCGGTCCGGGAGATGCTGCTCCTCCCGCGCACGACGGCGATCCCGAAGGCCAGCCCGGAGATTCGCGGCGTCATCACGCTCCGAAACCGCGCGATCCCAGTTGTCGACCTGCGTAGGCTGCTCGGGATGCCTTCTCTTGGGGAAGACGCGGCCAAGCTCAACGCGTTGCTCGTCCAGCACGCCGAAGACCACCGGCGGTGGCTCGCGGAACTTGAAGCGTCGGTCAAAGAGAACCGGGAATTCAAGCTGACGCTCGATCCGCACCAGTGCGCGTTTGGGAGGTGGTACGACGCGTTCAAACCAACAAGCGTCGTTCTGGAAAGTCACCTGAAGCGGTTCGATCATCCGCACAAGGAGATCCACGCCCTGGGCCACACGGTCGGCGGGATGGTCAAGGCCGGTCGATTCGACGAGGCCCACGCGCTTATCGATCAGGCGCATCGGGGCACGCTCGCGACGCTGATGCAGTTGTTCGACGAAACGCCCAAGATCCTCGCAGAGATGAATCGGGAGATGGTGATCGTCCTTCGGGACGACCACTGTGTCGTCAGCGTAACCGCCGACGCCGTGGAGTCGGTCGAAGCCATCAGGCCTGACACGGTCGCGGAGATCCAGTTGCCGAACGGATCGCGCGGCTCGGGCCCTGTGACACGCACGGCCAGAACCGCCAAGACCGACAAGCTGATTCTGATTTTGGACGCCAGGCACCTGTTGAGCGAATTCTCGAACGTTCCGGTACCGGCTGCGGCCCCGGGAATGGCTCACGCGACGGCTGCGTAG